The Paenibacillus sp. 481 DNA window AACGAGTATGATGTAGTTTTATTCTATTCATTTCGGACACATTATTACAGGAACTGAATAAAAATAAAACTTATTGACAAATTTCAGCAGGATTTTTGCCTAGGTATATCGAAGTAGATAGAGCGGTAGTTTCAAGGGTAATCATGAGAAGAGTATATACGAGAGAGGTGGAACTTATGAAACCTGCCGGTGTAGTCCGCAAAGTAGACCAATTAGGACGTATAGTATTACCAAAATCACTCAGGAAGCGTTACCAAATGAACGAGGGGGATCCTGTCGAAATCTTGGTACAGGGAGACCACATTATTTTGGAGCGCTACCGTCCAAAATGTGTGTTCTGTGGATCCATGGACGGTGTGTCAGATTTTAAAGATCGATACATATGTTCACAATGCATGACTGACATGACGCAATTGATTCGCTAAGCAAGAGAAAAATGGGAGCATCTACCTTTAGGTAGAGCTCCTAATTTTTTTATCCAAACTAACATCAGGGGTGTTATTCGTGCTGAGAATCGATCAGGTAAAGGATATTAAAGAGGCAGCAACTCTTATTTTTACACTAAACAATAGGGAAGCGCATCATATCGCCTATTGTGGGGAAAAGGAAGAGGAAATATTAAATAGTTTGCTGAATGATTTTAGCGATCGGGATACGAAAGATAGCATTGTGGCTGCCTATGAGGACGGCGAGCTGATTGCAGTGCTAGGTTTCGATATCGATAGTGAAAGGCGGACGGCTGAAGTATGGGGACCGTTTGTGAATACGGAATCGGGCGAGAAAT harbors:
- a CDS encoding AbrB/MazE/SpoVT family DNA-binding domain-containing protein — encoded protein: MKPAGVVRKVDQLGRIVLPKSLRKRYQMNEGDPVEILVQGDHIILERYRPKCVFCGSMDGVSDFKDRYICSQCMTDMTQLIR